From Impatiens glandulifera chromosome 7, dImpGla2.1, whole genome shotgun sequence:
tttaattattgaattattataatatattttaatggataaaattattgatttgacaattaaaatgacattaatatgacaaaaaaaaatatttataaaaattgaacaaaatcctttaaaaagtttataaaaaataacaatcaaTCTAAATACGAATGGAGAAAATAGGTAATTGGctataaattcttaaattattaataatttttcataaatttaaatttggcttcgattataaataataaaaaaatatatattaatggttTGTGTTTTATATTATCGAGGTGGTtcggtttaaaattatttaaataaattttaatttatttaaaaaatgttgaacAGTAAGAATTTTGTGaatatgctttttttttttctttttttttatttacaagttattaatatatatataatatatatattatcagttgataatattttaattaataaattaaataatatctcatttgtttgatgaaagtgttgaaataattaaaaataaccattaacatctatatatatataatgatgcttaatttttaaagtgtccggattgtcgggtcgagagctgtggttaatttggatacttgagtcggattgtgggttgacccgtttttaaatttaaaacggttaaaaataaaattaaaaatgctaaaggtatgtttcgaacttacaacctaacaaaaacaagtacaactctttaaccaactaggctacaaagactttatattttaaattcaacaccaaatttgataaacgcgggacgttttaatattaatataagttcaactttttaactaactaatatataatgatgttgagtaaatgaatacttgggtcggattatgggttgactcatccataaacttaaaacagttaaaaaatgtcagaaaatgttatccgtaattttttttcacgatttttatattatttctcgtgcaaatgcacgggctaaatgctagttggaataattttattaaataattgataaactAATAAATGTGCCCTCTAAGTAGTACCTGACATTAAAATTCACACTTAAACTATCAACCCTTTTAATCTAAacatttttaaagttaaatatttgaaaaaaaaattaatttcaatatctcaatcaCCATATGGTTGCTATGAGTCTATGACtaacatataaaacaaaatgaaactctcattatatatatttatatatttttatgaaggTGTAAAAAACATGATGAAAATCCTTTATACATAAACTATTAATTAGACAAAATGTGGGCCATCCTTCAATATATGTGGGGAggtttattgagtttttttttttttttttaaatcttactAGATGAAAACTATATTATTCAATATCAAAAGAACATGGAGAATTTCTAGATCAAAAGAGACCAAAAACTTACAAaagtttgagtttttttttataattaatgaatgatTTGAGGGAATATATATTGATGGGTGTAATCTTTCTTTAATTTCCTTGGGGGTCCTATAAGAAAGGGTGACTAGATGGCAATGTTAATCTTGGAGATCCAAGAAAATATTTGGAGTTTTCACTAAATTCCAAAGTTCCTCATGCTCATTTATTTCTATGCCCATTTATTTCTATAACCACCCAATAATTCAttcaatattcaaatatttcaataataaacATTTCTTTGAAGAGACACCTATACAAGacacaaaaacaatattttttaaaataaaattatcctaATCACTATAAACCGAaacaacaatatatttttaagaacatTAGACATGGTTTATTTCTCAAAACCACATCGTCCCTTTATTCATTGGAAATTCCGTACGATGTaaacagataaaaatataaataaaataaatttaaaaaatatatataataatatgtattcaatgtttaaaattcttaataaatcacaaataatatattaaaataaaaaataaaatactctcatttcacatttttttcacttcgattaaataactcatcttctcacatattttttttccaatgaacctctcatttcgtgatcttacactttcactttaatctatcaaatatctaattcatattttattaatatttattatcgtGACCTCAGACTTGagttaatcaaatatttcatttatatttttaaccactttcaattgttactGACCTATTATTCTTTGGCAAATCACATCCCAATTACACTTGATTaaaggattgtacttgttttgttaggttgcaagttcgaaacatacataaccgttttaaatttatgggagagtcaacctacaatccgactaaagtattcatttactatcacatatatatcaaaattaaccacaaacTCTCAacctgacaatccggacactttgaaaattaagcatcgttatataaatatatatatagattgtatCTCTCGAAGCTTAAAGAAACCATAAATTATTGTTCGATTTAATTAACCCTAAGCCAAATTATAGATCTTTTgctcctatatatatatatatatatatatatatatatagtgattgATCTCCACTTTGATGATACATTTCATTCACAAAACTCcatccattatatatatacaagctAATTAAGGGGAGAATATATTCCCCAAGATGATATAATTAGACAGAATACCGAATATTGAGGAAGAAATAAGAGTTAAGCTTAATCTATTAATACTTTaagatttacaaaaataacGAAGATTATCGAATTTATGTAGGGATTATAATGGGCTTAAATccaagtaaaaaatatatattattgtttatcaaatttttttatatctcaatattttaaaaataataaacttaagaTAGATCAAACCACAAACTTAGatgaaaaattatgattttcaCTTCAAAAGCTTTAAGTTAATAGGAATATATTAattgtataataatttttaagatatattatatatatttcgtcctaaagtttaaacaaatgaaacatctatttttaattataatttcttgttCCGACTATCATAAAGGAAGAAGACAATCCAAACAAGCAAAACctccattatttttatacgaagAGGACACAGATTCGATGTAAAGTGCCCATGGGTACGAAAGTGGAGCATCGATAATTGATGAAAATGATCGACAAACCATATTAGCTTTATAAACAAGGTTGTTTAATTACTATGATTGAAACTTgtgcatatataatttttacgGTCAACTCGTTGTTGGATGTATTATTAAAGTAGTCctaaagtaaaaaataacttttttttttagtgaatGTTAATCCCAAACTATAGTAATAATTATTgggaaaaatatcaattttacacaccaagtgGTAAGgatgtgtcaaatttatttattaagtattaaaattctatttatacctattaacttttaaaaaagtgtcaaatttatttaaaataacagaaatattaaACACCGTCAAATTTTTTTGCCAcatatattctatttatttttatattgtcattactttgattattttttcattcaaataaaacattaaaaattgtcTTATccattctttctctctctttatccTAAAAGCAGTTCATTCAACTTCTATCcctatttttaattcaaatggaGTGAGATAAACACaatctctttatattataaatcaaaaatagattatattaaattgagtctttataactataaaaaactgtaaaattaagaattgaacTACAACACGTTTAACTAAAATGAAATTACTTAATTCAAAATGAATTATGTGACAAAAATCTACTgtcaatttaatataatctattaattttaaattatataatgtcATTTTAGTTGAGCTTGTtgtaatttaattcttaattttatagtttttttggGTTGTTTTTGAAGTTAACCTGTTTGATTAGTTATAAAGactcaatttaatataatttatttttggtttataatataaagagattgtgtttatctctctttcCATTTGAATTAAAAGTAGGGATAAAATGAGATATGATAATATGGTGTGTAGATCGAGGGATAGAGTTCGAATGAACTGCCTACAAGGATAAGACCtcaatttcattaattagttttattttagaAAGCAATCCCTATGCAATATTAGAGATGGAGATAAAGATAGAGAGAAAAGTTAGAAGAAAATGGATAATTATGggataaagagaaaaaaaattgatcaagaAAGATTTAATGTTTGgtttaaatggaaaaataatttaagtaatgtgaattaaaaaaaaaaagttggatATTAtgactgaaaaaaaaaagattgacaGTGTTTACATTTcgattattttaaacaaaattgacagtttttaaaaagttagaacatataaatataattttgattcttGATAAGTAATTTTGACTaactttttaaaagttatttttataaaatagacaTTCAGCAGCTATATATTCCCTTGGTTTCCTTCTTTTTACCTTTTTACTGTTCTATCTTCTTCCTATAAATAGATCTCTCTAGAACATTAAAGAGACATCATAAACTACCTCAAATCCatagtttctctctctctctacatgAGGACAATAATCAAGGAGCTAATTCCCGGTCTACCCAATGAACTGGCCGTCGAGTGCCTCATGCGAATTCCAGCCGACGGATTTGCTGTTTCTTCAACAGTTTGCAAAGCTTGGAAGGCTGTAATCGAGCTGCCGGAGTTTCGCCGGAGCAGGAAAGTTGCCGGCTTGTCACAGTGTCTTTTAGTTCTAGTGCAGGCATGGGTCGACCCAAGTTTGAATCCGGGATCCACCAAGCTATGGGGCTCGGCCCCTATTTACCGCTTAACTCTTTGTGATCCAGAATCCGGTGGTAACTGGTCGGATCTTCCTCCTTTGCCGTGGTTTCCGGCGGGTTTACCCTTGTTCTGTCATGTTATTGGAGTTGGGTCGGATCTTGTAGTATTGGGTGGATGTGACCCGGAAACATGGCAAGTTTGTAATTcggtttttatttataattttgtctcCGGCGAATGGCGGTGCGGAGCTGGCATGCCAGGTCAGCAGAGACTCTTCTTTGCTGCCGCGTCTGATTCGGAGCGGATGATCTACGTGGCAGGCGGACACGACGACGAAAAGAACGCATTGAAATCTGCCCTTGCGTATGACGTGGCGAATGATAAGTGGGAAAAGTTACCTGACATGGCGAGGGAGCGAGACGAAGGTAAGGGCATATTCCTACGTGGCAAATTCCAGGTCATCGGTGGTTATATTACAGACAAACAAGGTGAGTTCGAGTCAGACTCGGAATCATTCGACGTGGCAACTCAGAAATGGGATTCTGTTCGTAAAGATTTCTTAGAATCTGCCAGCTGTCCTAGTAATTGCGTGGTGGACGGTGGGGATGACAATGACATGGTTTACATGTGTAAGAACGGAAAGGTGACGTGTCTAGAGGGTTCCAACTGGGTAGTGCGTGATAGGGTACCAGATGACGTGGCAAGGGTTGCTTATGTGACAGCGTGGCAGGGGAAGTTATTTGTGATTGGTTCGGCGGAAGAGGATGGCCCACATAATGCTTATCAAATGGACATTAAGAGTTTGACGTGGACAAAGATTGAGGCTCCTGGATTTTACAAGGGTCATGTTCAATCTGGCTGCTGTTTGCAAATCTGATCCGTATTCTTATTCTTCAGATTTacttttttgaaaatcagtagttttcaaattattattagttcaaAATATCTTGTAATagaattgaaaaattaattgaatttcaTGTTTTTAGCTGTCTAActttaataaagttataaagCAAATTTGACGGGGACAAGaaattagatataaatatataatataaagaatgtaCTGCtactcaattatttatttaggcATTGATAgtctcaattatttattttgaatttgggattttttttttttcgtaaCAACTTAATTGTGTATGATTTATCAATATtgtatttaagatatttaattttttctaacttAGAATATGTTTATCTTCTAGTAATAATGCaactttattgatttttttgtaattttatttataaaaatattagtgaaaaatcatttaaaatcaattgatttaaagttgttattaaaataaataaaaatgaaaatataaataaatcattccTTAAAAATGGCGTGGGATCAGTCAGTGCCCTAATCcccacaaaataaaaattaaaacaaaaaaattatattttatacattactAAATAAATAGTAACCCATATTGATGTGTGAAATAAACTATCacccttttatatatttaaattttaatgtctaaacttaatattttattgaaaagtCTTCCTTATCATCTTAGAAATTTTGTGCTTCAAACTCAACACAAAAACAATTTAGGATATCccaaaaattgtaaaaattataattaaaagataaagaaaataagtatatatttttcaattgcTTTGAGATGGACATTTATCTATTTTTcctttgtttaaatttaaataagtttgggtgagaaaaaaaaattaaaggttcCTAAAACTTTCAAAAGTGATCAAATAGGGGTAAAAGTTTGTTGtcatacttattttttttaagtgattttttaaaattaattttgttaacaaaattatttctaaCTAGTAGagtttaattgtaaaaaaaaaaaattaacaaaagttATAGATTcgattataattaaaaatatcttaaatagAAGTTTGAGTAAATAATGGTAGAGTGTCACCATTATCACAATGAGGATTGAGTCTCATCaacaataataaacatatttgttcatatttattatttattacttatattttatgttaatgggataaatataataattttgtattatttttaataaaattaacaaaatattctagtacatttttttttctaattattattttgagtgCATGTAGGAAGAGTTTTAACATGGGCTAATAGTTTAACATTATTGTATCATATAGTCCGCCATTTGATAAGGCTAGTTAAGCTATCTTCTaaggaaaaattaaataaaaaatgcacTAATAAAGTTTGAGTTCTAAGCTAAAACATTTATTAACAT
This genomic window contains:
- the LOC124944910 gene encoding F-box/kelch-repeat protein At1g80440-like, yielding MRTIIKELIPGLPNELAVECLMRIPADGFAVSSTVCKAWKAVIELPEFRRSRKVAGLSQCLLVLVQAWVDPSLNPGSTKLWGSAPIYRLTLCDPESGGNWSDLPPLPWFPAGLPLFCHVIGVGSDLVVLGGCDPETWQVCNSVFIYNFVSGEWRCGAGMPGQQRLFFAAASDSERMIYVAGGHDDEKNALKSALAYDVANDKWEKLPDMARERDEGKGIFLRGKFQVIGGYITDKQGEFESDSESFDVATQKWDSVRKDFLESASCPSNCVVDGGDDNDMVYMCKNGKVTCLEGSNWVVRDRVPDDVARVAYVTAWQGKLFVIGSAEEDGPHNAYQMDIKSLTWTKIEAPGFYKGHVQSGCCLQI